Proteins found in one Populus alba chromosome 14, ASM523922v2, whole genome shotgun sequence genomic segment:
- the LOC118041752 gene encoding serine/threonine-protein kinase MPS1 isoform X1: MDREANLPLPSVPPPKNLVRPVTNAADTTSSSSSFSSSSSPPDFLRHVQAAFKRHRPLGIMQTNNSIKPRRTLIPQREASRTVASNVDPNTGTKKSQDVVPLSKDSILQTKNPVAATRETHEDASPFPGTITKTFDESFNPLDGQREQPESVIATKEDNQVHLACVESQLVDGKRKVQFLTVNKATSQGADDGMATGLENLSSHMGSLALTEMEWDVSNQVEVSNVINDEMKQQNFQNMESDVTSRSDGAVTSLAKRAMVVQDQLHQLRNFLNQPATQSSVGPSCATTTSVHSTSAPMLNSTTYCSRLHTESGSQAAVEPLRDSNANSLHATPRNLEQLSHPLLKDTSAMLIDMRATATQPSTSAIHSQFKELNLPKEQKGSMPEAHDIANNPSLVHKPAKERGPADDGTDVQSQRPMSRNPSSNVKLEPSKPENKEKVASSKGTSIPRKRSYDPDLFFKVNGKLYQRLGKIGSGGSSEVHKVISSDCTIYALKKIKLKGRDYGTAYGFCQEILYLNKLKGKNNIIQLIDYEVTDKALLHEVMSSSISNKDGRVKDDGCIYMVLEYGEIDLAHMLAQKWKEMDSSNQTINENWLRFYWQQILQAVNTIHEERIVHSDLKPANFLLVKGSLKLIDFGIAKAIMNDTTNIQRDSQVGTLSYMSPEAFMCNESDANGNTIKCGRPSDIWSLGCILYQMVYGRTPFSEFKTFWAKFKVITDPNHEITYEPVSNPWLLDLMKKCLAWDRNERWRIPQLLQHPFLVPPVPTQPSVSQKQGCKLLQLVSETCSGDQEASVLCRELQQLLNPGTLTPESLTSRDQQCKLLSQMSKLCFQLRECLAKLERG, translated from the exons ATGGACAGGGAGGCTAACCTTCCTCTCCCATCTGTACCCCCGCCAAAAAATCTCGTTCGTCCGGTCACCAACGCCGCCGACACGACTTCATCTTCGTCCTCgttctcttcctcctcctccccccCGGACTTTCTCAGGCATGTCCAAGCCGCCTTCAAGCGCCACCGCCCCCTCG GTATAATGCAAACGAATAATAGTATAAAGCCTAGGCGTACGTTGATTCCACAGCGTGAAGCATCGAGAACCGTAGCTTCAAATGTGGATCCTAATACAGGGACGAAGAAGTCTCAAGATGTTGTTCCTCTAAGTAAAGATTCAATTTTGCAAACAAAGAATCCAGTTGCTGCTACTAGGGAAACTCATGAAGATGCATCTCCGTTTCCAGGAACCATTACAAAGACGTTTGATGAGAGTTTCAATCCGCTTGATGGACAGAGAGAGCAACCAGAATCTGTTATTGCTACTAAAGAGGATAATCAGGTGCACCTGGCATGTGTAGAATCTCAACTTGTTGATGGTAAGAGAAAAGTCCAGTTTTTGACAGTGAACAAGGCCACTTCCCAGG GGGCCGATGATGGAATGGCCACTGGATTGGAGAACTTGTCTTCTCATATGGGTTCACTTGCATTGACAGAAATGGAATGGGATGTGAGCAATCAAGTAGAGGTGTCAAATGTGATTAATGATGAAATGAAGCAGCAGAACTTTCAGAACATGGAATCAGATGTCACTTCGAGATCTGATGGAGCTGTAACATCACTAGCAAAGAGAGCAATGGTTGTTCAGGATCAGTTGCATCAATTGAGGAACTTCTTAAACCAACCAGCTACTCAATCATCTGTTGGTCCATCTTGTGCTACCACAACATCTGTTCATTCTACTTCGGCACCCATGCTTAACTCAACGACTTATTGCTCTCGTCTGCATACAGAGAGTGGTTCTCAAGCTGCTGTCGAACCTTTGAGGGATTCTAATGCAAATTCTTTGCATGCAACTCCAAGGAATTTGGAGCAGCTGTCACATCCTTTATTGAAGGACACAAGTGCTATGCTAATTGACATGAGAGCCACTGCAACCCAGCCTTCCACCTCTGCTATTCATTCCCAATTTAAGGAGCTTAACCTGCCTAAGGAGCAAAAGGGAAGCATGCCTGAGGCACATGACATTGCAAACAATCCTTCTCTTGTTCATAAGCCCGCCAAGGAGAGAGGACCCGCAGATGATGGTACTGATGTCCAATCTCAGCGTCCAATGTCCAGAAACCCATCTTCAAATGTGAAGTTGGAGCCTTCTAAaccagaaaacaaagaaaaggttgCAAGCAGTAAAGGCACATCAATACCTCGGAAAAGGAGTTATGATCCAGATTTGTTCTTTAAAGTTAATGGGAAGCTCTATCAAAGGCTTGGTAAGATAGGAAGTGGAGGAAGCAGTGAGGTTCACAAAGTCATTTCCTCAGACTGTACAATCTATGCACTCAAGAAAATCAAGCTCAAGGGTCGTGATTATGGAACTGCATATGGTTTTTGCCAGGAAATTCTATATCTAAACAAACTAAAGGGGAAGAACAACATTATACAGTTAATAGACTATGAG GTGACAGATAAAGCTTTGCTCCATGAAGTCATGAGTAGCTCCATAAGTAATAAAGATGGAAGAGTTAAGGATGATGGGTGTATATACATGGTCCTTGAATATGGGGAAATTGATTTGGCTCACATGCTGGCCCAGAAATGGAAGGAGATGGATAGCTCCAACCAGACGATAAATGAGAATTGGCTGAGATTTTACTGGCAG CAAATACTTCAAGCTGTCAATACCATTCATGAGGAACGTATCGTGCACTCTGACCTGAAGCCAGCAAATTTTCTTCTTGTCAAAGGTTCTCTGAAGTTGATTGATTTTGGTATCGCCAAAGCCATAATGAATGATACCACTAATATTCAAAGGGATTCACAG GTAGGTACCCTGAGCTACATGTCTCCAGAGGCATTCATGTGCAATGAGAGTGATGCGAATGGAAACACCATAAAGTGTGGTCGACCATCAGATATTTGGTCCCTTGGCTGTATCCTTTACCAAATGGTGTATGGAAGAACCCCCTTTTCTGAGTTCAAGACTTTCTGGGCCAAGTTCAAAGTTATAACAGATCCAAACCATGAGATAACTTATGAGCCAGTTTCCAACCCATGGCTTCTTGATCTTATGAAAAAATGCTTGGCTTGGGACCGGAACGAGAGGTGGAGAATCCCTCAATTACTCCAACACCCTTTTCTTGTTCCACCAGTACCAACTCAACCATCAGTATCTCAGAAACAAGGTTGTAAACTGCTTCAACTTGTCTCAGAAACTTGTAGCGGTGACCAAGAAGCTTCTGTGCTATGCCGTGAGCTCCAACAATTGCTTAACCCAGGTACTCTCACACCCGAGTCATTAACATCGCGAGACCAACAATGTAAGTTGCTCTCCCAGATGTCTAAGCTTTGTTTTCAGCTCCGGGAGTGTTTAGCAAAGTTAGAGAGAGGATAG
- the LOC118041752 gene encoding serine/threonine-protein kinase MPS1 isoform X3, translated as MDREANLPLPSVPPPKNLVRPVTNAADTTSSSSSFSSSSSPPDFLRHVQAAFKRHRPLGIMQTNNSIKPRRTLIPQREASRTVASNVDPNTGTKKSQDVVPLRTITKTFDESFNPLDGQREQPESVIATKEDNQVHLACVESQLVDGKRKVQFLTVNKATSQGADDGMATGLENLSSHMGSLALTEMEWDVSNQVEVSNVINDEMKQQNFQNMESDVTSRSDGAVTSLAKRAMVVQDQLHQLRNFLNQPATQSSVGPSCATTTSVHSTSAPMLNSTTYCSRLHTESGSQAAVEPLRDSNANSLHATPRNLEQLSHPLLKDTSAMLIDMRATATQPSTSAIHSQFKELNLPKEQKGSMPEAHDIANNPSLVHKPAKERGPADDGTDVQSQRPMSRNPSSNVKLEPSKPENKEKVASSKGTSIPRKRSYDPDLFFKVNGKLYQRLGKIGSGGSSEVHKVISSDCTIYALKKIKLKGRDYGTAYGFCQEILYLNKLKGKNNIIQLIDYEVTDKALLHEVMSSSISNKDGRVKDDGCIYMVLEYGEIDLAHMLAQKWKEMDSSNQTINENWLRFYWQQILQAVNTIHEERIVHSDLKPANFLLVKGSLKLIDFGIAKAIMNDTTNIQRDSQVGTLSYMSPEAFMCNESDANGNTIKCGRPSDIWSLGCILYQMVYGRTPFSEFKTFWAKFKVITDPNHEITYEPVSNPWLLDLMKKCLAWDRNERWRIPQLLQHPFLVPPVPTQPSVSQKQGCKLLQLVSETCSGDQEASVLCRELQQLLNPGTLTPESLTSRDQQCKLLSQMSKLCFQLRECLAKLERG; from the exons ATGGACAGGGAGGCTAACCTTCCTCTCCCATCTGTACCCCCGCCAAAAAATCTCGTTCGTCCGGTCACCAACGCCGCCGACACGACTTCATCTTCGTCCTCgttctcttcctcctcctccccccCGGACTTTCTCAGGCATGTCCAAGCCGCCTTCAAGCGCCACCGCCCCCTCG GTATAATGCAAACGAATAATAGTATAAAGCCTAGGCGTACGTTGATTCCACAGCGTGAAGCATCGAGAACCGTAGCTTCAAATGTGGATCCTAATACAGGGACGAAGAAGTCTCAAGATGTTGTTCCTCTAA GAACCATTACAAAGACGTTTGATGAGAGTTTCAATCCGCTTGATGGACAGAGAGAGCAACCAGAATCTGTTATTGCTACTAAAGAGGATAATCAGGTGCACCTGGCATGTGTAGAATCTCAACTTGTTGATGGTAAGAGAAAAGTCCAGTTTTTGACAGTGAACAAGGCCACTTCCCAGG GGGCCGATGATGGAATGGCCACTGGATTGGAGAACTTGTCTTCTCATATGGGTTCACTTGCATTGACAGAAATGGAATGGGATGTGAGCAATCAAGTAGAGGTGTCAAATGTGATTAATGATGAAATGAAGCAGCAGAACTTTCAGAACATGGAATCAGATGTCACTTCGAGATCTGATGGAGCTGTAACATCACTAGCAAAGAGAGCAATGGTTGTTCAGGATCAGTTGCATCAATTGAGGAACTTCTTAAACCAACCAGCTACTCAATCATCTGTTGGTCCATCTTGTGCTACCACAACATCTGTTCATTCTACTTCGGCACCCATGCTTAACTCAACGACTTATTGCTCTCGTCTGCATACAGAGAGTGGTTCTCAAGCTGCTGTCGAACCTTTGAGGGATTCTAATGCAAATTCTTTGCATGCAACTCCAAGGAATTTGGAGCAGCTGTCACATCCTTTATTGAAGGACACAAGTGCTATGCTAATTGACATGAGAGCCACTGCAACCCAGCCTTCCACCTCTGCTATTCATTCCCAATTTAAGGAGCTTAACCTGCCTAAGGAGCAAAAGGGAAGCATGCCTGAGGCACATGACATTGCAAACAATCCTTCTCTTGTTCATAAGCCCGCCAAGGAGAGAGGACCCGCAGATGATGGTACTGATGTCCAATCTCAGCGTCCAATGTCCAGAAACCCATCTTCAAATGTGAAGTTGGAGCCTTCTAAaccagaaaacaaagaaaaggttgCAAGCAGTAAAGGCACATCAATACCTCGGAAAAGGAGTTATGATCCAGATTTGTTCTTTAAAGTTAATGGGAAGCTCTATCAAAGGCTTGGTAAGATAGGAAGTGGAGGAAGCAGTGAGGTTCACAAAGTCATTTCCTCAGACTGTACAATCTATGCACTCAAGAAAATCAAGCTCAAGGGTCGTGATTATGGAACTGCATATGGTTTTTGCCAGGAAATTCTATATCTAAACAAACTAAAGGGGAAGAACAACATTATACAGTTAATAGACTATGAG GTGACAGATAAAGCTTTGCTCCATGAAGTCATGAGTAGCTCCATAAGTAATAAAGATGGAAGAGTTAAGGATGATGGGTGTATATACATGGTCCTTGAATATGGGGAAATTGATTTGGCTCACATGCTGGCCCAGAAATGGAAGGAGATGGATAGCTCCAACCAGACGATAAATGAGAATTGGCTGAGATTTTACTGGCAG CAAATACTTCAAGCTGTCAATACCATTCATGAGGAACGTATCGTGCACTCTGACCTGAAGCCAGCAAATTTTCTTCTTGTCAAAGGTTCTCTGAAGTTGATTGATTTTGGTATCGCCAAAGCCATAATGAATGATACCACTAATATTCAAAGGGATTCACAG GTAGGTACCCTGAGCTACATGTCTCCAGAGGCATTCATGTGCAATGAGAGTGATGCGAATGGAAACACCATAAAGTGTGGTCGACCATCAGATATTTGGTCCCTTGGCTGTATCCTTTACCAAATGGTGTATGGAAGAACCCCCTTTTCTGAGTTCAAGACTTTCTGGGCCAAGTTCAAAGTTATAACAGATCCAAACCATGAGATAACTTATGAGCCAGTTTCCAACCCATGGCTTCTTGATCTTATGAAAAAATGCTTGGCTTGGGACCGGAACGAGAGGTGGAGAATCCCTCAATTACTCCAACACCCTTTTCTTGTTCCACCAGTACCAACTCAACCATCAGTATCTCAGAAACAAGGTTGTAAACTGCTTCAACTTGTCTCAGAAACTTGTAGCGGTGACCAAGAAGCTTCTGTGCTATGCCGTGAGCTCCAACAATTGCTTAACCCAGGTACTCTCACACCCGAGTCATTAACATCGCGAGACCAACAATGTAAGTTGCTCTCCCAGATGTCTAAGCTTTGTTTTCAGCTCCGGGAGTGTTTAGCAAAGTTAGAGAGAGGATAG
- the LOC118041752 gene encoding serine/threonine-protein kinase MPS1 isoform X4 produces MDREANLPLPSVPPPKNLVRPVTNAADTTSSSSSFSSSSSPPDFLRHVQAAFKRHRPLGTITKTFDESFNPLDGQREQPESVIATKEDNQVHLACVESQLVDGKRKVQFLTVNKATSQGADDGMATGLENLSSHMGSLALTEMEWDVSNQVEVSNVINDEMKQQNFQNMESDVTSRSDGAVTSLAKRAMVVQDQLHQLRNFLNQPATQSSVGPSCATTTSVHSTSAPMLNSTTYCSRLHTESGSQAAVEPLRDSNANSLHATPRNLEQLSHPLLKDTSAMLIDMRATATQPSTSAIHSQFKELNLPKEQKGSMPEAHDIANNPSLVHKPAKERGPADDGTDVQSQRPMSRNPSSNVKLEPSKPENKEKVASSKGTSIPRKRSYDPDLFFKVNGKLYQRLGKIGSGGSSEVHKVISSDCTIYALKKIKLKGRDYGTAYGFCQEILYLNKLKGKNNIIQLIDYEVTDKALLHEVMSSSISNKDGRVKDDGCIYMVLEYGEIDLAHMLAQKWKEMDSSNQTINENWLRFYWQQILQAVNTIHEERIVHSDLKPANFLLVKGSLKLIDFGIAKAIMNDTTNIQRDSQVGTLSYMSPEAFMCNESDANGNTIKCGRPSDIWSLGCILYQMVYGRTPFSEFKTFWAKFKVITDPNHEITYEPVSNPWLLDLMKKCLAWDRNERWRIPQLLQHPFLVPPVPTQPSVSQKQGCKLLQLVSETCSGDQEASVLCRELQQLLNPGTLTPESLTSRDQQCKLLSQMSKLCFQLRECLAKLERG; encoded by the exons ATGGACAGGGAGGCTAACCTTCCTCTCCCATCTGTACCCCCGCCAAAAAATCTCGTTCGTCCGGTCACCAACGCCGCCGACACGACTTCATCTTCGTCCTCgttctcttcctcctcctccccccCGGACTTTCTCAGGCATGTCCAAGCCGCCTTCAAGCGCCACCGCCCCCTCG GAACCATTACAAAGACGTTTGATGAGAGTTTCAATCCGCTTGATGGACAGAGAGAGCAACCAGAATCTGTTATTGCTACTAAAGAGGATAATCAGGTGCACCTGGCATGTGTAGAATCTCAACTTGTTGATGGTAAGAGAAAAGTCCAGTTTTTGACAGTGAACAAGGCCACTTCCCAGG GGGCCGATGATGGAATGGCCACTGGATTGGAGAACTTGTCTTCTCATATGGGTTCACTTGCATTGACAGAAATGGAATGGGATGTGAGCAATCAAGTAGAGGTGTCAAATGTGATTAATGATGAAATGAAGCAGCAGAACTTTCAGAACATGGAATCAGATGTCACTTCGAGATCTGATGGAGCTGTAACATCACTAGCAAAGAGAGCAATGGTTGTTCAGGATCAGTTGCATCAATTGAGGAACTTCTTAAACCAACCAGCTACTCAATCATCTGTTGGTCCATCTTGTGCTACCACAACATCTGTTCATTCTACTTCGGCACCCATGCTTAACTCAACGACTTATTGCTCTCGTCTGCATACAGAGAGTGGTTCTCAAGCTGCTGTCGAACCTTTGAGGGATTCTAATGCAAATTCTTTGCATGCAACTCCAAGGAATTTGGAGCAGCTGTCACATCCTTTATTGAAGGACACAAGTGCTATGCTAATTGACATGAGAGCCACTGCAACCCAGCCTTCCACCTCTGCTATTCATTCCCAATTTAAGGAGCTTAACCTGCCTAAGGAGCAAAAGGGAAGCATGCCTGAGGCACATGACATTGCAAACAATCCTTCTCTTGTTCATAAGCCCGCCAAGGAGAGAGGACCCGCAGATGATGGTACTGATGTCCAATCTCAGCGTCCAATGTCCAGAAACCCATCTTCAAATGTGAAGTTGGAGCCTTCTAAaccagaaaacaaagaaaaggttgCAAGCAGTAAAGGCACATCAATACCTCGGAAAAGGAGTTATGATCCAGATTTGTTCTTTAAAGTTAATGGGAAGCTCTATCAAAGGCTTGGTAAGATAGGAAGTGGAGGAAGCAGTGAGGTTCACAAAGTCATTTCCTCAGACTGTACAATCTATGCACTCAAGAAAATCAAGCTCAAGGGTCGTGATTATGGAACTGCATATGGTTTTTGCCAGGAAATTCTATATCTAAACAAACTAAAGGGGAAGAACAACATTATACAGTTAATAGACTATGAG GTGACAGATAAAGCTTTGCTCCATGAAGTCATGAGTAGCTCCATAAGTAATAAAGATGGAAGAGTTAAGGATGATGGGTGTATATACATGGTCCTTGAATATGGGGAAATTGATTTGGCTCACATGCTGGCCCAGAAATGGAAGGAGATGGATAGCTCCAACCAGACGATAAATGAGAATTGGCTGAGATTTTACTGGCAG CAAATACTTCAAGCTGTCAATACCATTCATGAGGAACGTATCGTGCACTCTGACCTGAAGCCAGCAAATTTTCTTCTTGTCAAAGGTTCTCTGAAGTTGATTGATTTTGGTATCGCCAAAGCCATAATGAATGATACCACTAATATTCAAAGGGATTCACAG GTAGGTACCCTGAGCTACATGTCTCCAGAGGCATTCATGTGCAATGAGAGTGATGCGAATGGAAACACCATAAAGTGTGGTCGACCATCAGATATTTGGTCCCTTGGCTGTATCCTTTACCAAATGGTGTATGGAAGAACCCCCTTTTCTGAGTTCAAGACTTTCTGGGCCAAGTTCAAAGTTATAACAGATCCAAACCATGAGATAACTTATGAGCCAGTTTCCAACCCATGGCTTCTTGATCTTATGAAAAAATGCTTGGCTTGGGACCGGAACGAGAGGTGGAGAATCCCTCAATTACTCCAACACCCTTTTCTTGTTCCACCAGTACCAACTCAACCATCAGTATCTCAGAAACAAGGTTGTAAACTGCTTCAACTTGTCTCAGAAACTTGTAGCGGTGACCAAGAAGCTTCTGTGCTATGCCGTGAGCTCCAACAATTGCTTAACCCAGGTACTCTCACACCCGAGTCATTAACATCGCGAGACCAACAATGTAAGTTGCTCTCCCAGATGTCTAAGCTTTGTTTTCAGCTCCGGGAGTGTTTAGCAAAGTTAGAGAGAGGATAG
- the LOC118041752 gene encoding serine/threonine-protein kinase MPS1 isoform X2, whose amino-acid sequence MDREANLPLPSVPPPKNLVRPVTNAADTTSSSSSFSSSSSPPDFLRHVQAAFKRHRPLGIMQTNNSIKPRRTLIPQREASRTVASNVDPNTGTKKSQDVVPLSKDSILQTKNPVAATRETHEDASPFPGTITKTFDESFNPLDGQREQPESVIATKEDNQVHLACVESQLVDGKRKVQFLTVNKATSQEMEWDVSNQVEVSNVINDEMKQQNFQNMESDVTSRSDGAVTSLAKRAMVVQDQLHQLRNFLNQPATQSSVGPSCATTTSVHSTSAPMLNSTTYCSRLHTESGSQAAVEPLRDSNANSLHATPRNLEQLSHPLLKDTSAMLIDMRATATQPSTSAIHSQFKELNLPKEQKGSMPEAHDIANNPSLVHKPAKERGPADDGTDVQSQRPMSRNPSSNVKLEPSKPENKEKVASSKGTSIPRKRSYDPDLFFKVNGKLYQRLGKIGSGGSSEVHKVISSDCTIYALKKIKLKGRDYGTAYGFCQEILYLNKLKGKNNIIQLIDYEVTDKALLHEVMSSSISNKDGRVKDDGCIYMVLEYGEIDLAHMLAQKWKEMDSSNQTINENWLRFYWQQILQAVNTIHEERIVHSDLKPANFLLVKGSLKLIDFGIAKAIMNDTTNIQRDSQVGTLSYMSPEAFMCNESDANGNTIKCGRPSDIWSLGCILYQMVYGRTPFSEFKTFWAKFKVITDPNHEITYEPVSNPWLLDLMKKCLAWDRNERWRIPQLLQHPFLVPPVPTQPSVSQKQGCKLLQLVSETCSGDQEASVLCRELQQLLNPGTLTPESLTSRDQQCKLLSQMSKLCFQLRECLAKLERG is encoded by the exons ATGGACAGGGAGGCTAACCTTCCTCTCCCATCTGTACCCCCGCCAAAAAATCTCGTTCGTCCGGTCACCAACGCCGCCGACACGACTTCATCTTCGTCCTCgttctcttcctcctcctccccccCGGACTTTCTCAGGCATGTCCAAGCCGCCTTCAAGCGCCACCGCCCCCTCG GTATAATGCAAACGAATAATAGTATAAAGCCTAGGCGTACGTTGATTCCACAGCGTGAAGCATCGAGAACCGTAGCTTCAAATGTGGATCCTAATACAGGGACGAAGAAGTCTCAAGATGTTGTTCCTCTAAGTAAAGATTCAATTTTGCAAACAAAGAATCCAGTTGCTGCTACTAGGGAAACTCATGAAGATGCATCTCCGTTTCCAGGAACCATTACAAAGACGTTTGATGAGAGTTTCAATCCGCTTGATGGACAGAGAGAGCAACCAGAATCTGTTATTGCTACTAAAGAGGATAATCAGGTGCACCTGGCATGTGTAGAATCTCAACTTGTTGATGGTAAGAGAAAAGTCCAGTTTTTGACAGTGAACAAGGCCACTTCCCAGG AAATGGAATGGGATGTGAGCAATCAAGTAGAGGTGTCAAATGTGATTAATGATGAAATGAAGCAGCAGAACTTTCAGAACATGGAATCAGATGTCACTTCGAGATCTGATGGAGCTGTAACATCACTAGCAAAGAGAGCAATGGTTGTTCAGGATCAGTTGCATCAATTGAGGAACTTCTTAAACCAACCAGCTACTCAATCATCTGTTGGTCCATCTTGTGCTACCACAACATCTGTTCATTCTACTTCGGCACCCATGCTTAACTCAACGACTTATTGCTCTCGTCTGCATACAGAGAGTGGTTCTCAAGCTGCTGTCGAACCTTTGAGGGATTCTAATGCAAATTCTTTGCATGCAACTCCAAGGAATTTGGAGCAGCTGTCACATCCTTTATTGAAGGACACAAGTGCTATGCTAATTGACATGAGAGCCACTGCAACCCAGCCTTCCACCTCTGCTATTCATTCCCAATTTAAGGAGCTTAACCTGCCTAAGGAGCAAAAGGGAAGCATGCCTGAGGCACATGACATTGCAAACAATCCTTCTCTTGTTCATAAGCCCGCCAAGGAGAGAGGACCCGCAGATGATGGTACTGATGTCCAATCTCAGCGTCCAATGTCCAGAAACCCATCTTCAAATGTGAAGTTGGAGCCTTCTAAaccagaaaacaaagaaaaggttgCAAGCAGTAAAGGCACATCAATACCTCGGAAAAGGAGTTATGATCCAGATTTGTTCTTTAAAGTTAATGGGAAGCTCTATCAAAGGCTTGGTAAGATAGGAAGTGGAGGAAGCAGTGAGGTTCACAAAGTCATTTCCTCAGACTGTACAATCTATGCACTCAAGAAAATCAAGCTCAAGGGTCGTGATTATGGAACTGCATATGGTTTTTGCCAGGAAATTCTATATCTAAACAAACTAAAGGGGAAGAACAACATTATACAGTTAATAGACTATGAG GTGACAGATAAAGCTTTGCTCCATGAAGTCATGAGTAGCTCCATAAGTAATAAAGATGGAAGAGTTAAGGATGATGGGTGTATATACATGGTCCTTGAATATGGGGAAATTGATTTGGCTCACATGCTGGCCCAGAAATGGAAGGAGATGGATAGCTCCAACCAGACGATAAATGAGAATTGGCTGAGATTTTACTGGCAG CAAATACTTCAAGCTGTCAATACCATTCATGAGGAACGTATCGTGCACTCTGACCTGAAGCCAGCAAATTTTCTTCTTGTCAAAGGTTCTCTGAAGTTGATTGATTTTGGTATCGCCAAAGCCATAATGAATGATACCACTAATATTCAAAGGGATTCACAG GTAGGTACCCTGAGCTACATGTCTCCAGAGGCATTCATGTGCAATGAGAGTGATGCGAATGGAAACACCATAAAGTGTGGTCGACCATCAGATATTTGGTCCCTTGGCTGTATCCTTTACCAAATGGTGTATGGAAGAACCCCCTTTTCTGAGTTCAAGACTTTCTGGGCCAAGTTCAAAGTTATAACAGATCCAAACCATGAGATAACTTATGAGCCAGTTTCCAACCCATGGCTTCTTGATCTTATGAAAAAATGCTTGGCTTGGGACCGGAACGAGAGGTGGAGAATCCCTCAATTACTCCAACACCCTTTTCTTGTTCCACCAGTACCAACTCAACCATCAGTATCTCAGAAACAAGGTTGTAAACTGCTTCAACTTGTCTCAGAAACTTGTAGCGGTGACCAAGAAGCTTCTGTGCTATGCCGTGAGCTCCAACAATTGCTTAACCCAGGTACTCTCACACCCGAGTCATTAACATCGCGAGACCAACAATGTAAGTTGCTCTCCCAGATGTCTAAGCTTTGTTTTCAGCTCCGGGAGTGTTTAGCAAAGTTAGAGAGAGGATAG
- the LOC118041751 gene encoding biotin--protein ligase 2: protein MPEKLLSRLSRASFTLPHLRFLSPQASLSLRSLHNFVAPTSQKNPFTLSRSVAAATAMDSSSSTPCKLVLCGKSSAENEIAKSLMNNNTLKLPDNVQVSTLLHSEIINKQQRQDEESFCIERFMNSLSTNQFGRLLIWSPILPSTHDVVSNNFGELPIGTVCVADVQYKGRGRSKNVWESPKGCLMFSFTIQMEDGRVVPLLQYVVSLAVTEAIKDVCDKNSLPRIDVRIKWPNDLYLNGLKVGGILSTSTYKSKKFNVSTGIGLNVDNEKPTTCLNAVVRELSAAACTLRREDIVAAFLNKFENFYDLFINGGFQTLEELYYKTWLHSGQRVIIQEKNENQVVENVVTIQGLTSSGYLLAIGEDNQMCELHPDGNSFDFFKGLVKRKLE, encoded by the exons ATGCCAGAAAAACTTCTCTCGCGCCTCTCTCGCGCTTCATTCACGCTTCCTCACCTGCGTTTTCTCTCTCCACAAGCTTCTCTCTCGCTCCGCTCTCTGCATAACTTCGTTGCTCCTACAAGCCAGAAAAACCCATTCACTCTGTCTCGATCAGTTGCAGCAGCTACAG CAATggatagcagcagcagcacgcCTTGTAAGCTGGTATTATGCGGAAAATCATCTGCAGAGAATGAAATTGCTAAATCATTAATGAATAATAACACTCTTAAACTGCCTGATAATGTGCAAGTCTCTACTCTCTTGCACTCGGAGATTATTAATAAGCAGCAGCGGCAAGACGAAGAGTCTTTCTGTATTGAACGGTTTATGAATTCTCTTTCAACTAATCAATTCGGTAGATTACTCATCTGGTCGCCGATATTGCCTTCAACTCATGATGTCGTTTCCAA TAATTTTGGTGAGCTTCCAATTGGTACTGTTTGCGTTGCTGATGTTCAATATAAAGGGCGAG GTCGATCAAAGAATGTGTGGGAATCTCCAAAAGGTTGCCTGATGTTTTCATTTACCATTCAAATGGAGGATGGACGAGTTGTGCCTTTGTTGCAATATGTAGTGTCTCTTGCTGTTACAGAGGCAATAAAGGATGTTTGCGACAaaaat aGCTTACCGCGTATTGATGTTAGAATCAAATGGCCAAATGATCTTTATTTAAATGGTCTTAAAGTTGGAGGCATTCTCTCCACCTCAACATATAAATCAAAGAAGTTCAATGTCAGTACCG GTATAGGCTTGAATGTTGATAATGAGAAACCAACAACATGCTTGAATGCAGTCGTAAGAGAATTGTCTGCTGCTGCATGCACATTAAGAAGAGAAGATATTGTTGCAGCCTTTCtaaataagtttgaaaatttttatgatcttttcataaatggAG GATTTCAAACTCTTGAGGAGCTTTACTATAAAACATGGCTACACAG TGGGCAGAGAGTTATCATCCAGGAGAAGAACGAGAACCAAGTAGTGGAGAATGTGGTCACCATTCAG GGTTTGACATCCTCAGGTTATTTGCTAGCTATCGGTGAAGACAATCAAATGTGTGAACTTCATCCTGATGGCAATAG TTTTGACTTCTTCAAAGGACTGGTCAAAAGAAAACTTGAATAA